The following proteins are encoded in a genomic region of Zea mays cultivar B73 chromosome 9, Zm-B73-REFERENCE-NAM-5.0, whole genome shotgun sequence:
- the LOC103637955 gene encoding pectinesterase precursor, producing the protein MAAVTFSPPLLLAILLILTTASTTQCHGHKSQRHHTGGTRVAQKTAAAGASPPADTVHHAICHTTPHPVSCLLAVASHLGAVAGAKAAEASAVSVQLLPPNVLSVALASLNGAESALSSLSPALSALSAPAASPAGASLRRGAAQDCQDLHAATLWSLSRSASLLAAPGESLPAVRAHLAAALANKATCLDGLAGASGPRVGGLLASLDDAYEHVSNSLALVARRGGGVSAAGFVDVVAKTIHNRRLLQDDDDDDGNGGDDDNDNGGDDNDGGADNGGNTGQPAAATVITVAKDGTGNFRTVGEAVAAAPNNSEARTVIRVKAGTYEENVEVLPYKKNIALVGEGRDTTVITGSRSAADGWTTFRSATFGVSGEGFLARDITFRNTAGAGKGQAVALRVNADLAALYRCGVEGHQDALYAHSFRQFYRECAVSGTVDVVFGDAAAVLQGCALLARAPVPGQSVVLTAHGRADPNEDTGIALHHCTVSASAADPAPAGTRTFLGRPWGAYARAVVMDSYLGQIVDREGWAEWPGAEPGRADTVYFGEYGNDGPGADTGGRVGWAGVRQMEYDEAAQFAVENFIYGDEWLGATSFPYDDDV; encoded by the exons ATGGCGGCCGTCACGTTCTCACCGCCGCTCCTCCTGGCCATCCTTCTCATCCTCACCACCGCCAGCACAACTCAATGCCACGGTCACAAGAGCCAGCGCCACCACACCGGCGGAACTAGAGTGGCCCAAAAGACCGCCGCGGCGGGAGCCAGCCCGCCGGCCGACACTGTCCACCACGCCATCTGCCACACGACGCCGCATCCGGTCTCCTGCCTGTTGGCCGTGGCCTCGCACCTCGGCGCCGTCGCCGGCGCGAAGGCGGCCGAGGCGTCCGCTGTCTCTGTGCAGCTCCTCCCGCCGAACGTGCTGTCCGTCGCGCTGGCGTCCCTCAACGGGGCGGAGTCGGCGCTGTCCTCGCTCTCGCCGGCGCTCTCCGCCCTCTCCGCGCCGGCCGCCTCCCCGGCGGGCGCCTCGCTCCGCCGCGGCGCGGCGCAGGACTGCCAGGACCTCCACGCCGCCACGCTGTGGTCGCTGTCGCGCTCCGCCTCGCTGCTCGCGGCGCCCGGCGAGAGCCTCCCGGCCGTGCGCGCGCACCTCGCGGCCGCGCTCGCCAACAAGGCCACCTGCCTCGACGGGCTCGCCGGCGCGTCCGGCCCGCGGGTCGGCGGCCTCCTCGCGTCCCTCGACGACGCCTACGAGCACGTGTCCAACTCGCTCGCCCTCGTCGCCAGGCGCGGCGGCGGCGTGTCTGCTGCTGGCTTCGTGGACGTCGTGGCGAAGACAATTCACAACCGGCGGCTGctccaggacgacgacgacgacgacggcaacGGAGGAGACGACGACAACGACAACGGAGGAGACGACAACGATGGCGGGGCTGACAacggtggcaacactgggcagccGGCGGCGGCTACGGTGATCACTGTGGCGAAGGATGGGACGGGGAACTTCCGGACCGTGGGGGAGGCGGTGGCTGCGGCGCCGAACAACAGCGAGGCGAGGACGGTGATCCGCGTGAAGGCCGGGACGTACGAGGAGAACGTGGAGGTTCTGCCGTACAAGAAAAACATCGCCCTGGTCGGCGAAGGGCGCGACACGACGGTCATCACCGGCAGCCGCAGCGCCGCCGACGGCTGGACCACCTTTCGCTCGGCCACTTTCG gcgtctccggcgagggGTTCCTGGCGCGCGACATCACGTTCCGCAACACGGCGGGCGCGGGCAAGGGGCAGGCGGTGGCGCTGCGCGTGAACGCGGACCTGGCCGCGCTGTACCGCTGCGGCGTGGAGGGGCACCAGGACGCGCTGTACGCGCACTCGTTCCGGCAGTTCTACCGCGAGTGCGCCGTGTCGGGCACCGTCGACGTGGTCTTCGGCGACGCGGCGGCCGTGCTGCAGGGCTGCGCGCTCCTGGCCAGGGCGCCCGTGCCCGGCCAGTCCGTCGTGCTCACGGCGCACGGCCGCGCCGACCCCAACGAGGACACGGGCATCGCGCTGCACCACTGCACCGTCTCCGCCTCCGCCGCCGACCCCGCGCCCGCCGGCACGCGCACGTTCCTGGGCCGGCCGTGGGGCGCGTACGCGCGCGCCGTCGTGATGGACTCCTACCTGGGCCAGATCGTGGACCGGGAGGGATGGGCCGAGTGGCCCGGCGCCGAGCCCGGCCGCGCGGACACCGTGTACTTCGGCGAGTACGGGAACGACGGGCCGGGGGCCGACACGGGAGGCCGCGTGGGCTGGGCTGGGGTGCGGCAGATGGAGTACGACGAGGCGGCACAGTTCGCCGTCGAGAACTTCATCTACGGCGACGAGTGGCTCGGCGCCACCTCCTTCCCCTACGATGACGACGTCTGA